A genomic segment from Malus domestica chromosome 05, GDT2T_hap1 encodes:
- the LOC103435600 gene encoding DNA damage-binding protein 1 → MSIWNYVVTAHKPTNVTHSCVGNFTAPQELNLITAKCTRIEIQLLTPLGLQPILDVPIYGRIATLELFRPHGETQDFLFIATERYKFCVLQWDADASELITRAMGDVSDRIGRPTDNGQIGIIDPDCRLIGLHLYDGLFKVIPFDNKGQLKEAFNIRLEELQVLDIKFLYGCSKPTIVVLYQDNKDVRHVKTYEVSLKDKDFVEGPWAQNNVENGADLLIPVPPPLCGVLIIGEDNIVYRSPNTFKAIPIRHSITKAYGKVDADGSRYLLGDHAGLLHLLVITHEKEKVTGLKIELLGETSIASTISYLDNAFVYIGSSYGDSQLVKLNLHPDAKGSYVEVLERYVNLGPIVDFCVVDLERQGQGQVVTCSGAFKDGSLRVVRNGIGINEQASVELQGIKGMWSLRSSTDDPYDTFLVVSFISETRILAMNIEDELEETEIEGFCSQVQTLFCHDAVCNQLVQVTSSSVRLVSSTTRELKHEWNAPAGYSINVATANATQVLLATGGKHLVYLEIGDGILTEKNHAQLDFEISCLDINPIGDNPNYSQLAAVGMWTDISVQIYSLPDLNRITKEHLGGEIIPRSVLLCAFEGISYLLCALGDGHLLNFILNTSTGELTDRKKVSLGTQPITLRTFSSKSTTHVFAASDRPTVIYSSNKKLLYSNVNLKEVSHMCPFNSAAFPDSLAIAKEGELTIGTIDDIQKLHIRSIPLGEHARRICHQEQSRTFAILSVKYNQSSAEDSETHFIRLLDDQSFDLITYYQLDAFEYACSILSCSFSDDINVYYCVGTAYVLPEENEPTKGRILVFIVEDGKLQLVAEKETKGSVYSLNAFNGKLLAAINQKIQLYKWTLRDDGTRELQSECGHHGHILALYVQTRGDFIIVGDLMKSISLLMYKHEEGAIEERARDYNANWMSAVEILDDDVYIGAENFFNLFTVRKNSEGATDEERGRLEVVGEYHLGEFVNRFRHGSLVMRLPDSDVGQIPTVIFGTVNGVIGVIASLPQEQYAFLEKLQSNLRRVIKGVGGLSHEQWRSFSNEKKTVDAKNFLDGDLIESFLDLNRSKMDEISKQMRVSVEELCKRVEEMTRLH, encoded by the exons CCTATCTTGGATGTCCCGATATATGGAAGAATAGCAACGCTTGAACTTTTCCGGCCTCAT GGTGAAACACAGGATTTTCTATTCATTGCAACAGAAAGATACAAATTTTGTGTTCTTCAGTGGGATGCTGACGCATCTGAGCTCATCACTAG GGCAATGGGGGATGTCTCAGATCGCATAGGTCGTCCAACAGACAATGGTCAA ATTGGTATTATTGATCCAGATTGTAGATTAATCGGACTCCATTTGTATGATGGATTGTTTAAG GTCATTCCTTTTGATAATAAAGGGCAGCTCAAGGAAGCATTTAATATACG GCTTGAGGAACTTCAAGTTTTGGATATCAAGTTTCTATATGGTTGTTCCAAACCAACAATTGTAGTCCTATATCAG GATAACAAAGATGTTCGCCATGTCAAAACATATGAGGTTTCTCTGAAGGATAAGGATTTTGTTGAAGGTCCTTGGGCACAGAACAACGTTGAAAATGGGGCTGATTTGTTAATACCAGTTCCTCCGCCGCTGTGCGGTGTTCTTATTATCGGGGAAGATAATATTGTTTACCGCAGCCCGAATACATTTAAAGCAATCCCAATAAGACAT TCCATCACAAAAGCCTATGGGAAAGTAGATGCAGATGGTTCCAGGTATTTACTTGGTGATCATGCCGGGTTACTTCACCTACTTGTTATAACGCATGAGAAAGAAAA GGTGACTGGACTGAAAATTGAGCTCTTGGGGGAGACATCAATTGCATCTACCATCTCATACCTTGATAATGCATTTGTGTATATCGGATCAAGTTATGGGGATTCACAG CTTGTAAAGCTGAATCTACATCCTGATGCAAAGGGTTCATATGTGGAAGTCTTAGAAAGGTATGTCAATTTGGGGCCGATCGTTGACTTTTGTGTGGTTGATCTTGAGAGGCAAGGCCAAGGTCAGGTTGTAACTTGTTCTGGAGCTTTCAAGGATGGTTCTCTTCGTGTAGTTCGAAATGGAATTGGAATCAATGAACAG GCATCCGTTGAGCTTCAAGGTATTAAGGGAATGTGGTCGTTAAGATCCTCCACTGATGATCCTTATGACACCTTCCTGGTTGTAAGCTTTATCAGTGAGACAAGGATTTTGGCAATGAATATTGAGGATGAGTTGGAAGAAACTGAGATAGAAGGCTTCTGTTCTCAAGTACAGactttattttgccatgatgcTGTCTGTAATCAACTGGTGCAG GTAACTTCAAGCTCTGTAAGATTAGTCAGTTCTACAACTAGGGAGCTCAAGCATGAGTGGAATGCTCCAGCAGGCTATTCGATTAATGTTGCTACTGCTAATGCCACCCAG GTTTTATTGGCAACTGGTGGAAAGCACTTGGTTTATTTGGAAATTGGTGATGGGATATTGACAGAGAAAAACCACGCACAGTTAGATTTTGAGATATCATGCCTTGACATAAACCCTATAGGCGACAATCCCAACTATAGCCAGCTGGCAGCTGTTGGAATGTGGACAGATATTAGTGTCCAGATATATTCACTTCCTGACCTGAACCGCATCACAAAGGAACATTTGGGAGGGGAGATCATACCTCGTTCTGTTCTTCTTTGTGCCTTTGAAGGG ATATCCTACCTATTGTGTGCCCTAGGAGATGGGCACCTCTTAAACTTTATATTGAACACAAGCACTGGTGAGTTGACAGACAGGAAAAAAGTCTCTCTTGGGACGCAGCCCATTACACTCCGTACCTTCTCATCCAAGAGTACTACACATGTATTTGCTGCATCGGATAGGCCAACTGTCATATATAGTAGCAACAAGAAACTGCTTTACAGCAATGTAAATCTGAAAGAAGTCAGCCATATGTGCCCATTCAACTCTGCTGCTTTTCCAGATAG CCTTGCAATTGCTAAGGAAGGTGAACTTACCATCGGCACAATTGATGACATCCAGAAGCTTCATATTCGCTCTATTCCCCTAGGTGAGCATGCGCGTCGTATCTGTCATCAGGAGCAGTCCAGGACTTTCGCCATTTTGAGTGTGAAATATAACCAGTCTAGTGCAGAAGACTCAGAAACACACTTCATCCGGTTGTTAGATGACCAGAGTTTTGATCTCATAACATATTATCAACTGGATGCTTTTGAGTATGCCTGCTCTATACTTAGCTGTTCTTTCTCGGATGACATTAATGTATATTACTGTGTCGGGACTGCATATGTTCTCCCGGAAGAAAATGAGCCAACCAAG GGCCGCATTCTGGTTTTCATTGTTGAAGATGGGAAGCTGCAGCTCGTCGCTGAGAAGGAAACCAAGGGGTCTGTTTACTCTTTAAATGCATTCAATGGCAAGTTACTTGCTGCTATTAATCAAAAGATACAGTTATACAAGTGGACTCTGCGGGATGATGGCACTCGTGAATTGCAATCAGAATGTGGACATCATGGCCACATACTTGCCCTTTATGTCCAGACTCGTGGAGATTTCATCATTGTTGGGGATTTAATGAAGTCAATTTCTCTGTTAATGTACAAG CATGAGGAAGGTGccattgaggagcgagcccgtGATTATAATGCAAATTGGATGTCTGCTGTAGAGATACTCGACGATGATGTTTACATTGGAGCTGAAAATTTCTTCAACCTCTTCACTGTTCGTAAAAATAGTGAGGGTGCAACTGATGAGGAACGGGGCCGCCTTGAGGTTGTAGGTGAGTATCACCTAGGCGAGTTTGTCAATAGGTTCCGGCACGGCTCTCTTGTCATGCGGTTGCCAGACTCTGATGTGGGCCAGATTCCAACTGTTATCTTTGGCACCGTGAATGGTGTGATCGGAGTAATTGCCTCACTTCCTCAAGAGCAATatgcatttttggagaagctcCAGTCAAACTTGAGGAGGGTGATAAAGGGTGTTGGAGGGTTGAGCCACGAGCAGTGGAGGTCATTCAGCAACGAGAAGAAAACTGTAGACGCCAAAAATTTCTTGGATGGCGATCTGATAGAATCGTTCCTTGATCTAAACCGCAGCAAGATGGATGAGATCTCAAAACAAATGCGCGTTTCAGTGGAGGAGCTCTGCAAGAGAGTAGAAGAAATGACGAGGCTGCATTGA